From one Prochlorococcus marinus str. MIT 0912 genomic stretch:
- a CDS encoding RNA recognition motif-containing protein, which produces MTTTDKPLSINGTSTNDALIDQLRACKNPDEILKFEKWFNSNIESDKLYKRICQLLKNRSISRALGSKWLLTLIEDRENTINKLSVQ; this is translated from the coding sequence ATGACTACGACTGATAAACCATTAAGTATAAATGGCACAAGTACTAATGATGCACTTATCGATCAACTTAGGGCTTGTAAAAACCCTGATGAAATTCTGAAATTCGAAAAATGGTTCAATTCGAATATTGAATCAGACAAACTCTACAAAAGAATTTGTCAACTACTTAAAAACAGAAGTATTTCTAGAGCTTTAGGGTCAAAATGGCTCCTAACACTTATTGAAGATAGAGAAAATACTATAAATAAGTTGTCTGTTCAATAA